ACATTCCCTTTTCCAGATCTATCTTACACTTATAATACTTCATGAAGTCTAATCCGATTATGCAGTCATCTACTATGTCGGCAAGAACAACCTTGTGTCTGAATAAACTTCCACCAATCTTGTAGGTTGCGATACCTTCTCCCCGATCGGTTATGCGCTGACCTGTTGCCAGCTGTACAATTCCTCTAGAAgggcttttataaaatgtcttcaAAAGCTGGTATCTGATCACTGTTCGTGAAGCTCCAGTATCAAGTGTCAGATCACACTTAGTGCCATTGACTTCTCCTTCGATAACTAAGGTATTCCCACGTCTAACCTTCACATCACCTCGGAAGTCTTTCTTAGGGCATGAAAACCTCATGTGCCCTACTTCCCCACAGGTGTAACAGGTTGGCCCTCGTTGACACTTAGCTTTTTCCGTGACAGCCCTAATGCGGTAAGGTTGAGGATCTTTCCGAATCGCCTCCACCTCCAACGCATGGGCTAGAGCATCCTTCAGGTTCTTGGGGTGACCAAGATTTACACTTATCCTGACTTCACGATCTCTTATTCCATCAATGAAGGTTTGTACTAATATCTTGTCTGCTACATCTGGTAAGGATGCGAAGGCTTTCCTTACCAGCTTCTCTATTTCCAGGCCCCATTCTTGTAAGCTCTCATTTGGTTGCTGCACTCTCTCCCGTAATTGAGCCCTATAGACTGGCTCCAAATGTGAGTCCCCATAACGTGACTCAAGGGCATCCAGCAGTCGCGTTAGTGTCACATCACCTTTCATGGCTTCTAAAACGGTCAAGGCTTCGCCTCGCAGTCCCAACATAAGAGCAGCTACAGCCTGATCATTTTTCCAACCGTTCATCTTGCACAGAGCGTCAAACTGTACCTTATAGGCCCCCCAAGAAGAAGAACCATTAAAGGTAGGTGTTTCCAGCGTTCCAGATGATTCCACAAAACCTGACATCTTAAGGCACTGAACCTCCTTTTCCAACTCAAGTAAGCGTTTCTCCTGTTTAGATAACCTACTGTCCAGGTTTTTAAACTTATCTTTCAATGCCTCAGTTTTCATAGTCTGCATCTCCACATCTGCTGCAGACCCTGCCACAAACTCCTCACGATACTCCCTTGGACTAATTGACATGTttctatcccacttctgacaccaaaatgttacgagctaggggatcggatagaaaatgccgtagatttattcaagggtttatttcttggtaaatcaatgaggaatttatgggcacaaattaaccgcagagatgcactaattacacacacaaaacaatcactaattacttcacttatgcacactttacACTGtaatttatcacttgtattcactttgttcgcactttatcgcttcggtgttttgctcttgttatcgcattccaaactaagtcactagtcgcgtttcggctcgcttatatatccctgggaataattctaaacaatattcgagaactttctaggcgcgcttgctactgagtagcgattgcacaattctagaacgttcgcactctttgtctctttcgcacgttgctccgtccttgtcgtacggcgttctagagtgctcgtctagtttcgagaaagttctgatcttctctctctctctctcgtatcatttcgtccttgtctcacacctagaaagttcggtctagaatattccttcatcaaaggggtataactaggcctgaaaacgcctgaaaacgggtctcctgaaaactgcaccactcgactacacatgttctgaaactgactgaaaaaatgtttcagcttcctgaaaactagggtaacattatagaaattacaattaactaatatgtgattgagcctctcctgaaacggtcagaaatcatatttcagcctgctgaaaagttctctaactagtggaaaaatctagaaacattgtagtcgacccgtcttcgtaacaatatgttaatGGATTCCTCAGTTCAAAAGCGCTGGGAAATATAAAAGATCtacttaaaactaaatttgccaattaaaaaaaaccagatTAAACAAAGAGACTTTCATAGAAGAcagtttaaagaaatttaactaaatatcgCCTACACCCCTGGAGgcaatgtttattttagtaatgagTCACACTTTCACTTCGAAGGGTACCTCGATCGTCAAATTACCGTTACTGGTCATCAATACAagcaatacaaaacaaaatatcacaAAGCATTATACAGCCCCATAGTTACTGTATGGTGTGCAATATCGGAGAAGAAAATCATTGGGCCATTTTTCTTCGACAATGACTGAGGTGCAACGGTTATATTGACAAGCGAGCGGTTTATTGacattattgatattttcttgTACTGCAGCTCCAAGAAGAGGATATTGACAAGTCAGGTGTATGGTTTCAGCAAGATGGGGCCACTGCTAAAACAGCTAAGGTCTTCATGGATACACTAAAAGCGTTGAATCCGAGAAAAACCATAAGCCGCTTTGGAGATTAATTGTGGCCACCCAGATCTCCTTTCCAAAGCCTTTATCATACGAATCTTACGGATTTTGTGCAGTTGAATACTAAAAAAAGAACGACAGAAGTGAGAGCCATATCAGTTGAAGTCCTGCGGCGTGTCTGCAAATTCGTTACTCCGCTTCACGTTCGTCACGCATTCACCGTTATGGAAGACATCTTGACGGtttggtttttttataatgaaataaataattatatttctttacaaatatttaaagtataaaattggTGCTGAGATATcctttattaacaaaaactgaAAATTGTGAGAACAGCAGTCctcttacatacaaaaatctaatagGAACTCTGGTGTAGCTTGCAGATATAATGTTTACCGTAAGTTATTTGTCTCAATTTAGTGACTGTTCTGGAGAACGGTATTTCAAAAGCCCTTTCAATAGCGGAGGCTAAATACATTACGTTTACCGAAGCTGCAAAGGCCTTCTTTAAAATCCTTGTTCAGCGATTTAAATGTAACTGTGCTCACTTTATCCATCCATCAAGTAAAGTACTTATGCATAGAGAATATTGAACTAGATATCCAGACAAAGCAGCTGCCTGGGCCGCGGTTGCAGGAACGAAGGACAAGCATGCAAACGCTAAGCGGCGCTAGCTTCGTGAAGAGGAGTGTTGGTAGTTGATAAATGCTGGCACCATACTTTCGACATTTTAGCTATATTCTATATTGTcgttgtatatttaaaaagtaaatatttttgacattatcacattggaaataaaaagtttcacttttcaagtcaattaatttttaactaaagatgtaataaataaattctaacacattgtttattgaattttgtcaccttatttaaaatagccACCTAACGGTTACGGAAACTAATATTAATGTCACAATGTCAAAACCTATTCTGTTTTtatcgttataaaaatatttaatataatttgtatttacactaaagtttttttttaattttttctaacagtaattaacattaataattgtaaaatttaagaCTTTTTGTTACAGTGACATCTGCATTACCagacataaattaattgtttataaaattaattgtctaCTGACAACACCTAAGCAATACGAATTTTACCAAGGATGAGTTCCACCGTTTATATTTACGCATAATGTAAAATtcactattttaataaaattgtaaaattgaaagtaataaactgtttaactgtaaaaaaacaaattatttatatacttatgaaacaaatatgtCTTTTAGATGTGGGTTAtggctttaaataattttattaaatcaaaactaCATTCCTTTACACGCCCCAACGAGAACGCACGAGCCGTTGACAGCGCCAGCCGTGGAAACATTGTGGAACTAAAATAATCATATGACTCGCACTCGTCACTTTTCCTTCAGATATTGATTTGCGCCTTGTTCTCGTTTGCCATCGCATAGTTTTTGTGTAATCATCTGGAATGGCAAGTCAAACACAAGGGATCCAGCAATTGCTGGCAGCTGAAAAGCGTGCTGCAGAGAAAGTGTCAGAGGCAAGAAAGCGtaagtatttaaattctaaCAATTACTTCTTGACAAGATTTCCATGAACGTTTTTCGTTTTGGTAGGTAACTGCAGTGAACAGTACATATTAGTAGTTTTAACAACTAGTTCGCTTTTTCGTAAGTTTGTAGTATTaacaatgtataaaatatgaatttgggTATTGTAATCACATGATTGGGCGTAACTGGGTTAGATAGCAACCTTTATCGTAGCTTTGGTATTCAAACTTTCATGGCAGTTTGTACCCAGTATTACCTTCCTATTTATAGCTTCATTCTTCGTATTCTATGTAAACCTACATCTTTAATCTATGGTTTAATTAAGAAACTTGGAAGGACTTGCAAAAATGAGATCTCATCAACTCTTGATCAATTAGTATGTCAACTCATGTCATAGGTATGTCATGTAACTAATATTACAGGAAAAGCGAAACGCCTAAAGCAAGCCAAAGAAGAGGCCCAGGATGAAGTTGAAAAGTACAGACAGGAGCGTGAAAGGCAGTTCAAGGAATTTGAAGCTAAGgtttagtttttctttttatttgatttatgcCTAGTTTTTCTATTAGTTTGTTAATATCTGTCTTCATTTAAATGTACttcttaaaacaaatgtaaaatttattatattctaatgGATGGTATTGGTACtggctttaaatataaatttagtttaaaaaacatctaagattatgttagaaaaaaatttaGTGTTTTGATGGTTCATACTAAATGATATGATAACCATGGGCAGTGCTACACCATTTACTATGTCTCAATATTCTGATCAATTGACATAGTtaactacatatataataaatatcaataagtTTGACTTGCTGAGATTAAATTACACTTAAACAACCTTATTTGGAATTTAAGgagatttaaataagtattaagctaataaatatttatagaaaatatatgtagAATTCTTAAGATGttagtaacaattaattttcaacAACACCATTGAACCATTTctgtaatacaaaaatcctaaatatatatatatatatatatatatatatatatatgtataaaatggCATAAAGCCACTCAAACATTGATGCTCCATATGTAGCAAATAtaagaaacttttttatgacaaCCATTCTTATTCGAATGCTGTATGTGTActgattaatataattgattactGTTGCATAATGttgcaataatatttaaagaagtatttaaatttatcctATTACTTTTCAGCATATGGGCTCAAGGGAAGGTGTTGCAGCTAAGATCGAAGTAGAGACCAAGGTCAAGATTGAGGAGATGGTCAAAATGGTCCAGACCCAACAGGAAGCTGTAAGtatctgatatttttttcctagGTACTAATTAatcaactttttattttttctctgcTGAATGAATTTACTGACTctctcaataaaattaaatttaaaactttcagGTCATTCAAGACATTCTTCAGCTGGTGTATGACATCAAACCTGAGTTACACGTCAACTACCGCATAGTCTAAGCCCTAATGTTTTGCCTCAAATAATCGCTTATAACAAGCACATATAGTctttattgttgtttatattCCGTAGCTATTTGGCGTCATTAATACTCGCGTCAATGTCAAAATCTGACAGCTAAACCGTCGACGCCTATCGCTGTACATACCTAGCTTGGTGTTGCCAGTTAATGTTAATCACtggataaagttatttataaatcagcTCGATATCATTCCATAATACAATATTGGAAGACCGACgagaaacataaaaaattgtatgttattcAATGTTGTATGttgaatagaaatatatatttaaaataataatttggaatgtttttatttgtcttgttACAATGTAGTCCTAATGATTACAAGTGTACAGTATTAGAGAAAATATATTGGATATTGATGtaacaatttattgttttatttattcttgttTGTTGATCCAGTCAGGATATTTCAACTCTGAATTcctgtaaattaattattattttaattatcacttTCCTACACTGCCAatataaactgttttattaacACATGTTAGTCTACCTATTGGTAGCGCAACAAGGGTGGCAATAAAGGAAatgaatatagatattattgtaTGATGTCAAAATATGAATATGTGATAAGCAAAAGTTATCAAGCATAACTTACGTAAGTTTAAATGAGCTTTCACCGATCGTGTCTATCCATGTTGTGACGGCTCCTACTGCAGAGAAAACTGCTGGCTGGTCCAAGATGTCGCAGCGTTTGGAGGAAAAAGAGAGAATTCCTACCAATACCCCATTCAGTATAGCTGGTCCACCTGCATCATGCTATAGTGGACATAGAAAAAACCACTTGGCTGTAATTTCTAAAGCCAGGCATGTTTGAAGGGCCTGAATTCGTTACACTATTTTCTTGTGCGTGACACATTGTTACTTTGGCTTGACaaaatttttttctcttaaaaTTTTTTAATCTTGGAGCTGCAAaacgttatattaaataccttaTCTTAATTTAACAGAATACTTACATTGCAAACATTTTTAGCTTTTGTGATATATCCAGCACAGAAGTTTGTACGAGTCACCAATTCTCTGTAAAAGTGTGTAtactatcaaaatatattcggCGTTAATTATTAGGAAGTGACGACTGAGATACTTTAGTTAATAGATGAATAAGAAAAGATAGTATATTTCTGAGATGTTACCGCCCATATATTTCTTGACAATCAGCTAAGTCGTATATAGGTAACTCTAACTTTTGCAGTAACACTTTTCCACCGAGGCCACCAATTCccttaaaacatatttttaatattgaaaaacaaaGCGTGAATCCGCTAGctaattaagaattttaaaacataagtaACTAACCAAAACCATATAAGTAACTAACCAAAACCGAACCCCATCCCAGAAAAGTAATCACACTGTCCGTAGGTACAATCCTTTCTGTGGCAAAGTCGATTTTAGCAACTTTACTTTTCATTCTATCATTGGATATATTCCTATGTAATCGGACCACTGCGAAATTGAACTCAAGTGTATCTGGCTTGTAATTGGGATGAAAGAATATCTCCGACACCTGGTATATCTCACCACCGGATGTGGCATTCGAGGATCCCAATCGGATTGTTAGCATCTTTACGTATTCACGGAAAAAACGATTGTTATATTgcctgaaaatataaattttaaaagtaatatataatataagcttccctaaatatgaaaatgtacGTAATAGATATATAAGAAATCTTCTTTGTAGTTGTAAAGGTGTTGATCGGAATCATTGAATGCGCAGAAGTCGTTGTAAGGCTTTTTCCTACAATGTGTGCAGTGTGAAAACTTACAACTGAAGACAATGTGCAGCAGTCAGGACTCGGTCACTAGCGATGATGGCAGCGCCGCACCAAAGTTGCTTGTTAACAAGTAAAGCGGCCAAAAAGGGAAACTCCTCAATAGAGGCTACTTCATCTGCGTTGTAAATCCGTCTAAAGCGCCTATCTGGAGTTTCTGAAACTTTATTGAAGATGATATTAACCCTAAAGATTTTTCACTCGTGTAGATTCCAAAAATCCTAtgcgtaaatattaaattcatacaaaatttgGGAGCTATCTTTGGTCGGGCGGTAAGATTATTCCTTCTACTAAATACCTACCTTGATCTAACTTCGTAGTAAGTTTATCTGTCCGTGACGACTTTACTGGGTACTCTATAGGAAGACCATCATACTCCTGCTGCGTCATACTCTTCCGAAATATATTCTCTGATTCCACTAAAACAAcactatattttacatttgaatAACTGTGCTAACAATTTAATTGCGGAAGGCACAAATCACGCTTGTATTCGTAAAAAAGTTAGTCTGTAACAAGCTTctcatttttatcaaatatgtGTAACTCGCGTAACTTCATAGCGACACACTCTCCAACGCCACTTTGTTATGTTTATGTGTTTCTTTATGTGCTTATCTACGTCTCCTTTTTGCAAATTTTCTTTATCTAATAGGTTACTTTTCTAGTTACTTACTTTCGTCTGAATCTGTTTGGCAAATACTTTtgcgacataaaattgatacGAAAAGAATCGCCCACAGAGACATTTTAAGCGTTAGTATTTTATTGAACCTTTCTGTGTTTATCGATTCAATATCGATAAAACGCTTAGTAGTCCATGAGctacttaaaattttagtataccTCTCGATTCGATATTTTCTGAACAAATCAAACAACTCAACAACATACAATTGGTTTATTAAAGTCAATGCCAGCCGTGCCCATGAGCATATACAGTGGAGACAATCGGTGCGGTGTAAACGGTTCGGATAATTGGTGCGACGGGGGCTACGACCAGGCGAGGGACCGAATAGCCGTGGTTGATGACGCTAGACGTGTAGACGCCCGGCGCGTGCGCTGTGGAAGAAACAAACTTGTACAACCGTTAAGTGGTGCGGTTACGCGCGGTGGCGCAACCTTCCATAACGCGTTGTTCTCTTCATGTTTCCCTTCACTGTAAAGGGAAGCTACAGTCAGTTTTTAGACCGCTTTAGCTAATTAGTCTACCGagaaagataaatattataattaaataacagattacatatatttattcttgACATTTTTAAGCTCATCGGGCCTGCGCTTACAATTGTTATCCTGATAACTCCCTAACAAATTACATTTCATGTATGGGTTTCGATTTGAAGTTTCAAAATAACTTTGCCCAGCTCTTAAACTATTAAAgctatgataaataatattaacactcACCTAAGGTAGTCAATCCCAGCCCAAGGGGGGTCGGGTTAGCTACGGATAAGCCTACGAGGGCCAAAACTATTGCCACCTGAAAAAAcgtagttaaaattaaaaatatttaacgccAATAAACTCTCggatatttaaagaattatatttaaatataaatactttaatggATTTAATGCCGTTTAGAGGGTTTTCAAGCctcttcatttaaatatatttgtaggtacattttaaaacaatatacacgTTCCTTTCTGCATTCAAATGGTGCAccaaattaatatgaaaaaaaaaacttaccgcGCACttcatttttatgtattacgcTACTGAAACCGTTAAACACTGATTTTCAGGAAAATGCATCGTCCTTTATAGACGAGAGACACGGTTCGCCGCCCGCGCTTCCTTTGTTGTTTGTAAGGTATCAgttataatttactaattaatgtaataattattagaaatcCCACATATAGGTATAAGGGTGAATGATCGATGTTAGTAATTGAAATAGTTTCAAAAGTAATtacaacacaatattttttgtgtgaaCAACACGAATCaacaaacaagaatattaatGTCATGTGGAATAATTGTTTGCAATAAACCTTGATACACAAAAAAGGTCAACTAAATGACATTTAAAACccagaatatatataataataataaatcactgGATATGACCTCAAGGTCTGGATATGTTCAAACAATACTTGGCTATAAATACCTTACCTACTTACTTATGTTTGATTCTCAGTAAAACAacgtatttatatgtataatcgAATCCCATAAACATAATAGTCGCTagctagcttaattagccggtAAATCAATAGCCTAGCCTCATTACTAAACAGTGCCGTTTAGCGGCCTGAATGATATTCAGCCATTTGCtcaaacagctaggcaaatattaaataactggAACCGATGACGTTTCATTCCAATTTAGTTCCAATTTCTGCCACCTACCGGGGTAACTTTActaactgtcaatatggcaCTCATTATTTCCAAAGAAGtaatgttacattttaaatatattaaataaaaattgtttcaccCAGTGGCGTAGCTACCTAGGGGCTTGGCGGGGCCCTCAAGCTCAGGGGGCCCTCGAAGAAAGGGAAATCTCGATCGAACTGAAGTTTTGGAACTTTCGCTACCTATTCGAGCacaatctaatattttttttacctgCCCAGCATGTACGTGCTATGGCTGTACATcgcttataagcgtgacgatttcctaaatcgtcggagttacaccccgagagcatggCAAGACGTAGGCattctctttgactgttaaattgcatacatagcaattagtatttaattattttgctcATGTTCTATTGTTATACGCGAGTGGCTAATatagagtatttttaaattatttgtatatttcatatttttattcaataaaacctAATCAGTTTACATAGCAGTGGCATcccattttttaattagccCCAGGGCCCTTGTTTACCTAACTACGCCACTGTGGTCACCTATCGTACGAATGACATAAGCATTAGTCAGCCAGTTTTTTCAATGTTGGTACAAATTGAATTGCTGATTCAGCTGTGATATATAGACATAATTAATCCTTATTTGACATAAGGCGTGTCTTGCTGTATTGACTAGATATATTTgcatattagaaataaaagactataaaaagaatagcatttattttaatatgaccaATAAACTAAATAAGCTTTTCAaacaagtttaaattaaatgataattaaaataataattaaataacgtcACTTCTGGCTTAATCACTGCAAGAATTATTTCTGAAAAAGATAGGACTTATGAACACTTGATTACTTAGAAAAAGTCAAGGCATTAAAAGGAAAATCGTTAAGCATCCTAAGGAAGTATATGTTTTTTGAACGGCTTACCTTCCATCGATCGTTGTCGTAGTCCCAACGCGAGGAAAGCCCATCAATCGGTGCAACGCGTAGCTCGAGCATTCTTCGAAGTTGAGCCTTCTGCGATTCCTTCGAGAACGAGCTCGGTAGAGGTTCCCATACTGTAAGATGTTAAACGACAACTTACATATCTTCTAATAGCATATTGGAATAAATGAAGATAGATTAGAACGTAAGACTCAAGGGAAAACTGTGTGGCGTAGCTTCGTCGTTTCGCCAGTTTGGACTCACCATAACGGCGGGAGAACATGATCATCCAAAAGCAAAAAGACGTAGCAAAGAGCGCCCATCCCAGACAGAACTTCCACTGACCGGTGGGCGCTTGAAACTCTGCAAACGTCTGGCAGAAGGAGGCACGATACAGCGCCTTCTTCTCTTCGATGCACAGAGTGCGCCAGTCACACCTCTCTCTGTCGCGAAGGGCCTAGAGGACAAGGGTGGTATGAAAAGGGAGCAATTAGTACCATAGTAGTGGTTGAACATGACCATCCAGAAGGTGAAGGAAGTGAGGAACAGCGCCCAGCCCACACAGAACTTCCACTGGCCCGTCGGGTGCTGGAACTCCGAGAATGTTTGGCAGAATGACGCCCGGTATAAAGCCTTCTTTTCTTCGCAGCAAAGTAGCCGCCAGTCCCCCTTCTCCTTCTCACGAAGAGCCTAGATACGATAAGGGCTTAGTGGAAGCGGAATCTGTTAGCtgttgtttgtttgtaaaaactatttacgtaatatatattatatttaatagctGTGAtagttttcaaaaatttaagtAGGTCACGATTCCGTCAATAATATTACtcaatttattatcaaaaccTTAATCTCTTCACTCCGTTAAGCCGACACACAGTGGCAATGTCTGTTATACTCACACAGATGTCTCTGGTGTTCTCTTTGAACCGCACAGCAGGGAACGGGAAATGGGCATCATCCTTGTAGTTAGCCATACCATTGACGCCGTGA
The genomic region above belongs to Pieris brassicae chromosome 9, ilPieBrab1.1, whole genome shotgun sequence and contains:
- the LOC123714463 gene encoding cytochrome c oxidase subunit 4 isoform 1, mitochondrial-like isoform X2 produces the protein MLSNFSSLPIKCSTFGLSVRTTYNCTRIGNRDWVGHGVNGMANYKDDAHFPFPAVRFKENTRDICALREKEKGDWRLLCCEEKKALYRASFCQTFSEFQHPTGQWKFCVGWALFLTSFTFWMVMFNHYYVWEPLPSSFSKESQKAQLRRMLELRVAPIDGLSSRWDYDNDRWKK
- the LOC123714556 gene encoding V-type proton ATPase subunit G; its protein translation is MASQTQGIQQLLAAEKRAAEKVSEARKRKAKRLKQAKEEAQDEVEKYRQERERQFKEFEAKHMGSREGVAAKIEVETKVKIEEMVKMVQTQQEAVIQDILQLVYDIKPELHVNYRIV
- the LOC123714463 gene encoding cytochrome c oxidase subunit 4 isoform 1, mitochondrial-like isoform X1, which produces MLSNFSSLPIKCSTFGLSVRTTYNCTRIGNRDWVGHGVNGMANYKDDAHFPFPAVRFKENTRDICALRDRERCDWRTLCIEEKKALYRASFCQTFAEFQAPTGQWKFCLGWALFATSFCFWMIMFSRRYVWEPLPSSFSKESQKAQLRRMLELRVAPIDGLSSRWDYDNDRWKK
- the LOC123714555 gene encoding trypsin-like isoform X1, which translates into the protein MSLWAILFVSILCRKSICQTDSDEMESENIFRKSMTQQEYDGLPIEYPVKSSRTDKLTTKLDQVSETPDRRFRRIYNADEVASIEEFPFLAALLVNKQLWCGAAIIASDRVLTAAHCLQLQYNNRFFREYVKMLTIRLGSSNATSGGEIYQVSEIFFHPNYKPDTLEFNFAVVRLHRNISNDRMKSKVAKIDFATERIVPTDSVITFLGWGSVLGIGGLGGKVLLQKLELPIYDLADCQEIYGRELVTRTNFCAGYITKAKNVCNHDAGGPAILNGVLVGILSFSSKRCDILDQPAVFSAVGAVTTWIDTIGESSFKLTNSELKYPDWINKQE
- the LOC123714463 gene encoding cytochrome c oxidase subunit 4 isoform 1, mitochondrial-like isoform X3, with the protein product MLSNFSSLPIKCSTFGLSVRTTYNCTRIGNRDWVGHGVNGMANYKDDAHFPFPAVRFKENTRDICALRDRERCDWRTLCIEEKKALYRASFCQTFAEFQAPTVWEPLPSSFSKESQKAQLRRMLELRVAPIDGLSSRWDYDNDRWKK
- the LOC123714555 gene encoding trypsin-like isoform X2, translating into MSQKYLPNRFRRNVVLVESENIFRKSMTQQEYDGLPIEYPVKSSRTDKLTTKLDQVSETPDRRFRRIYNADEVASIEEFPFLAALLVNKQLWCGAAIIASDRVLTAAHCLQLQYNNRFFREYVKMLTIRLGSSNATSGGEIYQVSEIFFHPNYKPDTLEFNFAVVRLHRNISNDRMKSKVAKIDFATERIVPTDSVITFLGWGSVLGIGGLGGKVLLQKLELPIYDLADCQEIYGRELVTRTNFCAGYITKAKNVCNHDAGGPAILNGVLVGILSFSSKRCDILDQPAVFSAVGAVTTWIDTIGESSFKLTNSELKYPDWINKQE